In Aminobacterium sp. MB27-C1, a single genomic region encodes these proteins:
- a CDS encoding DUF4198 domain-containing protein translates to MRNWKKQIIVPLVMVCSLFIFASPLWAHFQVILPSQNIVSQDGEKKVELNLLFTHPFEQQLMNMEKPVQFGVMARSEKTDLMKTLTEETSKDGLKSWKASYAIKRPGDHIFYVEPSPYWEPAEDKYIIHYTKTVVNAFGMEEGWDEPVGLRAEIIPLTRPYGLWAGNVFQGKVVVDGKPVSGADVEVEFYNGENAVKAPADPFITQVVRTDDQGIFTYVMPWEGWWGFAALTDAPETMKTPDGKNDAAIELGAVLWVKTVNKN, encoded by the coding sequence GTGAGAAACTGGAAAAAACAAATTATTGTTCCTCTTGTTATGGTTTGCTCTTTATTTATTTTCGCTTCTCCATTATGGGCTCATTTTCAAGTTATTTTACCTAGCCAAAATATCGTATCGCAAGATGGAGAAAAAAAGGTGGAGCTCAATCTCCTCTTTACACATCCATTTGAACAACAGCTTATGAATATGGAAAAGCCCGTTCAATTTGGAGTTATGGCTCGCTCAGAAAAGACAGATCTTATGAAAACTCTTACTGAAGAAACATCAAAAGACGGTTTAAAAAGCTGGAAAGCTTCTTATGCAATAAAACGCCCAGGAGACCATATCTTTTACGTAGAACCTTCTCCGTACTGGGAACCAGCAGAAGATAAATATATTATTCATTACACAAAAACTGTTGTTAATGCTTTCGGAATGGAAGAAGGTTGGGATGAACCAGTAGGTCTTCGTGCAGAAATTATTCCTCTCACCCGCCCTTATGGCCTATGGGCTGGCAATGTTTTTCAGGGAAAAGTTGTGGTTGATGGAAAGCCTGTTTCTGGTGCAGATGTAGAAGTCGAGTTTTATAATGGGGAAAATGCTGTCAAAGCTCCTGCGGATCCTTTTATTACCCAGGTAGTACGCACAGATGATCAAGGTATTTTCACGTACGTAATGCCATGGGAAGGATGGTGGGGTTTTGCAGCTCTTACAGATGCTCCTGAAACGATGAAAACCCCTGATGGCAAAAATGATGCCGCTATAGAATTAGGGGCAGTTTTGTGGGTAAAGACGGTGAATAAAAACTAA
- the cbiM gene encoding cobalt transporter CbiM, whose product MHIAEGVLSLPVLLIGASGAAAGVAVGLKKINIETIPRAGIVSAALFVSSLIHVNIGPTSAHLILNGIGGLLLGLGLFPSYLVALFLQALLFQFGGLVVLGVNTCTMALSGILGGLLGRYLLRLGKPVWLAGALAGATGVAGAGIFTALALAGSGEAFFMTAKLILLAHIPVIGIESLVGAFIMTYISRVMPSLLEEWKK is encoded by the coding sequence ATGCATATTGCAGAAGGTGTACTTTCTCTTCCTGTTCTTCTTATTGGAGCTTCAGGAGCTGCTGCAGGTGTTGCAGTTGGTTTAAAAAAAATAAACATAGAGACGATTCCTCGTGCAGGAATCGTCTCTGCTGCTTTGTTCGTTTCATCTCTCATACACGTTAATATTGGTCCAACAAGTGCTCACTTAATTCTGAATGGCATCGGAGGTCTTTTACTAGGATTAGGTCTTTTCCCCTCATATCTTGTTGCCCTCTTTCTTCAGGCTCTTCTTTTCCAGTTCGGGGGTCTTGTGGTGCTTGGGGTTAATACATGTACTATGGCTTTATCTGGCATATTGGGAGGGCTATTAGGACGGTACCTTCTACGTCTTGGGAAACCTGTCTGGCTTGCCGGAGCTTTAGCTGGCGCCACTGGCGTAGCTGGTGCTGGCATCTTTACCGCTCTTGCTCTTGCGGGAAGTGGCGAAGCCTTTTTCATGACTGCCAAACTTATTCTTCTTGCCCATATTCCCGTTATAGGAATAGAATCACTTGTCGGGGCTTTTATCATGACATATATCTCTCGTGTTATGCCGTCTCTTTTGGAGGAATGGAAAAAATGA
- a CDS encoding carboxypeptidase-like regulatory domain-containing protein, with amino-acid sequence MKIRTLLVKFLSITMILFIWAGVASAHKLSVFAYIENNTLVGEAYFNDGAPVRHSAIHVSDTENNLIAEGTTDEKGQFSIPIDITDLQSLLVSVNGGMGHMGQTVVTIDTAEPDKATEKAEKETNSNATESSNSTISLSEENISALMQEIVQKEMAPLRNELFLLRKEISKPKLSEIIGGIGYIVGLVGVALWVGGRKKYGQQ; translated from the coding sequence ATGAAAATAAGAACATTACTTGTTAAATTTTTGAGTATAACAATGATTCTTTTCATATGGGCTGGTGTAGCATCTGCTCATAAATTAAGTGTCTTTGCTTATATCGAAAACAATACTCTCGTCGGGGAAGCCTATTTCAATGATGGAGCGCCGGTTCGTCATTCTGCAATACACGTTAGTGACACCGAAAATAATCTAATTGCCGAAGGAACTACTGACGAAAAGGGCCAATTTTCTATCCCCATTGATATAACAGACCTACAGTCTCTCTTGGTTTCAGTAAATGGCGGTATGGGGCATATGGGGCAAACTGTAGTAACCATAGACACAGCAGAACCAGATAAAGCTACAGAAAAAGCAGAAAAAGAAACTAATTCAAATGCAACAGAAAGTTCAAATTCAACAATCTCTCTCTCAGAAGAAAATATTTCTGCTCTTATGCAGGAAATCGTTCAAAAAGAAATGGCCCCTCTTCGAAACGAACTTTTTTTGCTTCGTAAGGAGATTTCAAAACCTAAATTGAGTGAAATTATTGGCGGGATAGGGTATATTGTAGGTCTTGTTGGAGTAGCCCTCTGGGTTGGAGGACGTAAAAAGTATGGGCAACAGTAA
- the cbiQ gene encoding cobalt ECF transporter T component CbiQ: MGNSNFPSLNYQIDIPEGFLNRIPASIKVVLVFIFALCVAFLQSVAAQLFLLVYAIMLVAIARIPIKVLSSRLLALNGFILMMWLTLPFSSESGTHLALLITIRAHAATLAFIALLRTTSMPDLLQALHLLHVPQKLILLLHFTYRYAHVLSEELQKIHKSMVLRGFHPSLSFTTFSAYGNLVGMLLIRSIIRSERVSKAMVLRGFNGSFPFFPSHVIPSSPDTLRMAALYVLLAGCFIV, translated from the coding sequence ATGGGCAACAGTAATTTTCCTTCTTTAAACTATCAAATTGATATTCCTGAAGGCTTTTTAAATCGAATTCCTGCTTCGATTAAAGTTGTGCTTGTCTTCATATTCGCTTTATGTGTCGCTTTTCTGCAATCTGTTGCAGCACAACTCTTTTTGCTTGTTTATGCTATTATGCTCGTTGCTATTGCTCGTATTCCCATCAAGGTACTTAGTTCTCGTCTTCTTGCTCTTAATGGTTTTATTCTTATGATGTGGTTAACGCTTCCTTTCTCTTCTGAAAGTGGAACCCACCTTGCGTTGCTTATTACAATTAGAGCTCATGCAGCAACCTTGGCATTTATAGCTCTTTTGCGGACAACATCCATGCCAGACCTTCTACAGGCACTTCACCTTCTTCACGTTCCCCAAAAGCTTATTCTTTTGCTTCACTTCACATATAGATATGCTCACGTTTTGTCAGAAGAACTACAAAAAATTCATAAAAGCATGGTATTAAGAGGATTCCATCCTTCTTTATCCTTTACAACATTCAGCGCTTACGGTAACCTTGTCGGCATGTTGCTTATACGAAGTATCATTCGTTCAGAGCGAGTTTCTAAAGCTATGGTATTACGTGGATTTAATGGATCTTTCCCGTTTTTCCCCTCTCATGTAATACCTTCGTCTCCTGATACTCTTCGCATGGCAGCTCTCTATGTTCTGTTGGCGGGGTGTTTTATTGTATGA
- a CDS encoding energy-coupling factor ABC transporter ATP-binding protein gives MMPLLRLENIAFAYPRSLPLFTNLSFEIFEKEKIYIRGKNGAGKTTLFSLIMGLLRPQRGDILLKGNVIKTSKDLRYLRQRIGFLFQDPDDQLFCPTLLDDVLFGPLNAGINKEEAHKQAIDVLETLNISNLAHTPPYALSGGQKRLGALAAVLAMKPDLLLLDEPSSGLDEDAWHNLVNVLNQLDMALIIASHDIPFLEHVTHQGYELSSGTLTFSQ, from the coding sequence ATGATGCCACTATTGCGCTTAGAAAATATTGCTTTTGCCTATCCCAGAAGTTTGCCTTTATTTACAAATCTCTCTTTTGAAATATTTGAAAAAGAAAAAATCTATATTCGAGGAAAAAATGGAGCAGGGAAAACCACTCTCTTTTCTCTGATTATGGGATTGCTCCGCCCACAGCGAGGAGACATCCTTCTTAAGGGAAACGTGATTAAAACTTCAAAGGATCTTCGGTATTTACGCCAGAGAATAGGCTTCCTTTTTCAAGATCCCGATGATCAGCTTTTTTGCCCAACACTGCTTGATGACGTGCTCTTTGGCCCTCTCAATGCAGGCATCAATAAAGAAGAGGCCCATAAACAAGCTATAGATGTTTTGGAAACCCTTAACATATCCAATCTTGCCCATACGCCTCCATATGCCCTGTCTGGGGGGCAAAAGAGACTAGGAGCCTTAGCAGCCGTTCTTGCAATGAAACCAGACCTATTGCTGCTTGACGAACCTTCAAGTGGTCTTGATGAAGATGCTTGGCACAATCTCGTAAATGTTCTAAATCAGCTTGATATGGCTCTTATTATCGCCTCGCATGACATCCCCTTTCTGGAACATGTAACTCACCAGGGATACGAACTCTCATCTGGAACGCTCACATTTTCACAATAA
- a CDS encoding metalloregulator ArsR/SmtB family transcription factor has protein sequence MDAKLQQEKAAIFKALGHPVRLSIVEALAKKEMCACEIADLFHFDRTTISKHLALLRDLDIIDDRKEGLHIYYSLKMRCLFSMLQCVEHTIQGHPIHKEHYASCLCMMGKETKNEDTDTGNRLP, from the coding sequence TTGGATGCAAAGCTACAACAAGAAAAGGCCGCCATTTTTAAAGCGTTAGGACATCCCGTACGCCTTTCCATTGTGGAAGCCCTAGCCAAGAAAGAAATGTGTGCCTGCGAAATCGCTGATCTTTTCCACTTTGATAGAACAACCATCAGCAAGCACCTCGCCCTTCTTCGGGATCTTGATATTATAGATGACCGTAAAGAGGGTTTGCATATTTATTACTCTTTGAAAATGCGTTGTCTCTTCTCTATGTTGCAATGTGTTGAACATACTATTCAGGGACATCCGATTCATAAAGAGCATTATGCTTCGTGCTTGTGCATGATGGGAAAGGAGACAAAAAATGAAGATACAGATACTGGGAACAGGCTGCCCTAA
- a CDS encoding thioredoxin family protein, which yields MKIQILGTGCPKCKKLAEMTEKAAHDLNIDYELEKVTDIKDIMSFGVIGTPGLVVDGKVLLAGRVPTENALKDLLRNEIK from the coding sequence ATGAAGATACAGATACTGGGAACAGGCTGCCCTAAGTGTAAAAAACTTGCGGAAATGACTGAAAAAGCAGCACATGATTTGAACATTGATTATGAGCTTGAAAAGGTAACAGATATTAAGGATATTATGTCTTTCGGGGTCATTGGTACTCCGGGACTCGTAGTAGACGGGAAAGTGCTTCTTGCAGGTCGAGTGCCAACAGAAAATGCTCTAAAAGACCTCCTCCGCAACGAAATAAAGTAA
- a CDS encoding permease yields MSDRKKFLWIVSAFLLFYFLPADAPRIHGAAIEALAMLHEYAREHVLLCLVPAFFIAGAISVFVSQQSVMKYLGSQAKKIVSYSVAAVSGTILAVCSCTVLPLFAGIYARGAGIGPASAFLYSGPAINVLAIILTARVLGFEMGLARAIGAIVFSILIGLAMAFIFRKEEEKRQEGFASVPIEEPTRPLWQTVWTMASMVIFLVFANWAAPKLESGTWAAIYNVKWVLAGLALLSTIWATVKWFSRDEQSEWLGATWGYGLQVLPLLFSGVLLAGFLLGRPGHEALIPSQYVAALVGGNSIFSNFFASIAGAFMYFATLTEVPILQGLMGAGMGKGPALALLLAGPALSLPNMLVIRSIMGTKKTIAYVSLVVILSTLAGIIYGTFF; encoded by the coding sequence ATGAGTGATCGAAAAAAATTTCTATGGATTGTTTCAGCATTTTTGTTATTTTATTTTCTACCGGCAGACGCCCCTCGCATTCACGGAGCAGCGATAGAAGCTCTGGCCATGCTCCATGAGTATGCCAGAGAACACGTTCTACTATGTCTTGTACCGGCCTTTTTTATTGCCGGAGCTATTTCTGTTTTTGTCAGTCAACAATCTGTCATGAAATATTTAGGCAGTCAGGCAAAAAAGATTGTTTCGTACTCTGTTGCAGCCGTTTCAGGAACAATTCTTGCTGTCTGTTCATGTACTGTTCTTCCGCTCTTCGCCGGAATCTACGCTCGGGGAGCTGGAATTGGGCCTGCCTCAGCTTTCCTCTATTCAGGACCAGCCATAAATGTTTTGGCAATTATCCTGACAGCAAGGGTTCTCGGTTTTGAAATGGGTTTGGCACGTGCCATTGGAGCCATTGTCTTCAGCATTCTTATAGGGCTCGCCATGGCTTTTATTTTTAGAAAAGAGGAAGAGAAACGTCAGGAAGGTTTCGCATCCGTACCCATAGAAGAGCCAACACGACCTCTGTGGCAAACTGTATGGACTATGGCCAGTATGGTTATTTTTCTTGTCTTTGCCAACTGGGCTGCTCCTAAACTGGAATCTGGAACGTGGGCAGCAATATATAACGTAAAGTGGGTTTTAGCCGGTCTCGCTCTGCTTTCCACTATCTGGGCCACCGTGAAATGGTTCTCCAGAGATGAACAAAGTGAATGGCTTGGCGCAACATGGGGATATGGCCTTCAGGTTTTACCACTACTTTTCTCAGGAGTGCTGCTCGCTGGTTTCCTGTTGGGACGCCCGGGGCATGAAGCTCTTATTCCGAGTCAATATGTTGCAGCTCTCGTCGGAGGGAATTCCATCTTCTCAAACTTCTTTGCCTCAATCGCCGGAGCTTTCATGTATTTTGCCACACTAACTGAAGTTCCTATTCTTCAGGGGCTTATGGGGGCAGGAATGGGGAAAGGTCCCGCTTTAGCCCTTCTTTTAGCTGGACCCGCTCTTTCTCTCCCTAATATGTTAGTTATTCGAAGCATCATGGGGACTAAAAAAACAATTGCCTATGTCTCTCTTGTCGTTATTCTATCCACTTTAGCAGGAATTATTTACGGAACCTTTTTTTAA